In a single window of the Pseudomonas oryzihabitans genome:
- a CDS encoding maltoporin gives MSTLLLIPSAHALETIGYFRTGLGDSSGSDSMRCFKLQGAQSKYRLGNECEQYGELALKQDVLTLNDGSAVGVYGMGSFFNRYDRTPTFNGDNGEIRAVQAYAYWNNIAALNGGNLWAGRRYYKRNDIHISDFFYWNQSATGGGIEDVNIGGLKYSLAFSRKDNQNQKDFQNRLDFNVAGFNTNPNGSLEIGVSYLDKPTNQPNANSGVAVTLQHKQANFMGWGGVNTFAVQRGQGPGTALGSTGDPTLSSADVSYRVVDFFDWQISRYWGGQIAAVYQKDERPNGNDLRWTSLGGRLVYGITDQFKFSTELGHDQVQAPGGTRKLTKLTLAPTWSPKGPEFKTRPEFRLFYTYAAWNRAAQQAADDFDAGSALSSTGTFGNDLHGSNIGFQIEQWW, from the coding sequence ATGAGCACCCTCCTGCTGATTCCTTCGGCACACGCCCTGGAAACCATCGGGTACTTCCGTACCGGGCTCGGCGATTCCTCCGGTTCCGACTCCATGCGCTGCTTCAAGCTGCAGGGCGCGCAGTCCAAGTACCGTCTGGGCAACGAGTGCGAACAGTACGGCGAACTGGCACTCAAGCAGGACGTCCTGACCCTCAACGACGGCTCGGCAGTCGGCGTATACGGCATGGGCAGCTTCTTTAACCGCTACGACCGCACCCCGACCTTCAACGGGGACAATGGCGAGATCCGTGCCGTCCAGGCCTATGCCTACTGGAACAACATCGCCGCGCTGAACGGCGGTAATCTCTGGGCCGGCCGCCGTTACTACAAGCGGAACGACATCCACATCTCCGACTTCTTCTACTGGAACCAGAGCGCCACCGGCGGCGGTATCGAGGACGTCAACATCGGCGGTCTCAAGTACAGCCTGGCCTTCTCGCGCAAGGACAACCAGAACCAGAAGGACTTCCAGAACCGCCTCGACTTCAACGTCGCCGGCTTCAACACCAATCCGAATGGCTCGCTGGAAATCGGCGTCAGCTATCTGGACAAGCCCACCAATCAGCCCAATGCCAACAGCGGTGTAGCGGTCACGCTGCAACACAAGCAGGCCAACTTCATGGGTTGGGGTGGTGTGAACACCTTTGCCGTGCAGCGCGGCCAGGGCCCGGGCACCGCCCTGGGCAGCACCGGCGATCCGACCCTGAGCAGCGCCGACGTCTCCTATCGCGTCGTCGACTTCTTCGACTGGCAGATCAGCCGCTACTGGGGTGGCCAGATCGCCGCGGTCTACCAGAAGGACGAACGTCCCAACGGCAATGACCTGCGCTGGACCTCGCTGGGTGGCCGCCTGGTGTACGGCATCACCGACCAGTTCAAGTTCTCCACCGAGCTGGGCCATGATCAGGTGCAGGCTCCCGGCGGCACCCGCAAGCTGACCAAGCTGACCCTGGCGCCCACCTGGTCGCCCAAGGGCCCGGAATTCAAGACCCGTCCGGAGTTCCGCCTGTTCTATACCTATGCGGCCTGGAACCGGGCAGCGCAGCAGGCAGCCGATGATTTCGACGCCGGCTCCGCGCTGTCGAGCACCGGTACCTTCGGCAACGACCTGCACGGCTCCAACATCGGCTTCCAGATCGAGCAGTGGTGGTAG
- a CDS encoding 2OG-Fe(II) oxygenase, with protein MALHPEHPLLQRIVDDLAEHGWSRQSIFLPLDLTAELAAECRLRHARGELERAGIGRGDSPLIREGVRGDHIAWLEPDDAHPGVQRYLHLMDTLREAFNRTLFLGLEDYESHFALYPPGAFYARHLDRFRDDDRRMVSLVLYLNDAWLPEQGGELRLYLDQERQQDVLPLGGSLVCFLSGQLPHEVLPATRERLSLTGWFRRRGENPLQA; from the coding sequence ATGGCTCTGCACCCCGAGCATCCCCTGCTGCAACGTATCGTCGACGATCTCGCCGAGCATGGCTGGTCGCGGCAGAGCATCTTCCTGCCCCTGGATCTCACCGCCGAGCTGGCGGCCGAGTGCCGGTTGCGCCATGCCCGCGGCGAGCTGGAGCGCGCCGGCATCGGTCGCGGCGACAGCCCGCTGATCCGCGAAGGGGTCCGTGGCGATCACATCGCCTGGCTGGAGCCGGACGATGCCCATCCGGGCGTGCAGCGCTATCTGCACCTGATGGACACCTTGCGCGAAGCCTTCAATCGCACCCTGTTCCTGGGCCTGGAAGACTACGAGAGCCACTTCGCCCTCTATCCGCCTGGCGCCTTCTATGCCCGGCATCTGGATCGCTTCCGCGACGATGACCGGCGCATGGTCTCCCTGGTGCTCTATCTCAACGATGCCTGGCTGCCGGAGCAGGGCGGTGAGCTACGCCTCTATCTCGACCAGGAGCGTCAGCAGGACGTCCTGCCCCTGGGCGGCAGTCTGGTCTGCTTTCTTTCCGGCCAGTTGCCCCACGAGGTCCTGCCGGCCACTCGCGAACGGCTGTCGCTCACTGGCTGGTTCCGCCGCCGCGGCGAGAATCCGCTGCAGGCTTAG
- a CDS encoding methyl-accepting chemotaxis protein, whose translation MTEMSSATQEIARNAEQTAEAIRQSSDSTTQGLTLVQTSKQSINSLAQEVDDATRVIGELDHHSQAIAKVLDSIQSIAEQTNLLALNAAIEAARAGEHGRGFAVVADEVRTLSQRTQASTREINETIGTLQQMTRQAVQRMDSSMAIAERSVADVERASSALEEIAQSAGIIAEMSLQIATAAEEQTSVTEEITRNVITIKGLGDTLASGAEDSERQSRSLQHHAADLNRDVARFIL comes from the coding sequence GTGACCGAGATGTCTTCCGCGACCCAGGAGATCGCCCGCAACGCCGAGCAGACCGCCGAGGCCATCCGGCAGTCCTCCGACAGCACCACCCAGGGCCTGACCCTGGTGCAGACCAGCAAGCAGTCCATCAACAGCCTGGCCCAGGAAGTGGATGACGCCACCCGGGTGATCGGCGAGCTGGATCATCACTCGCAGGCCATCGCCAAGGTCCTCGACAGCATCCAGAGCATCGCCGAGCAGACCAACCTGCTGGCACTGAACGCGGCCATCGAAGCCGCCCGGGCCGGCGAGCATGGCCGTGGCTTCGCGGTGGTCGCCGACGAGGTGCGGACGTTGTCGCAGCGCACCCAGGCGTCGACGCGGGAGATCAACGAGACCATCGGCACGCTCCAGCAGATGACCCGCCAGGCGGTGCAGCGCATGGACAGCAGCATGGCCATCGCCGAACGCAGCGTCGCCGACGTGGAACGCGCCTCCAGCGCCCTGGAAGAGATCGCCCAGAGTGCCGGCATCATCGCCGAGATGTCTCTGCAGATCGCCACGGCGGCCGAGGAACAGACCTCGGTCACCGAGGAGATCACCCGCAACGTGATCACCATCAAGGGGCTTGGCGATACCCTGGCCAGTGGCGCCGAGGATTCGGAACGGCAATCGCGCTCTCTGCAGCATCATGCCGCCGACCTTAACCGCGACGTGGCGCGCTTCATCCTGTAA
- a CDS encoding N-acetylmuramoyl-L-alanine amidase: MNRRRLLNLILAGMTLPVGLPTFAARQQLKGARAWQDADKLRLVFDLTGPVHYKTFTLVAPDRIILDLADTQAPAVLNHLALKGSPVRAVRSAQYGPQDTRVVLELAHPVEIESFVLGPGEGAANRLVLDLKRAGAPVVAARKPVDAEPPLEVKRGRGLASGRDIMVVVDAGHGGKDPGALSARGDREKDIALIVAQNLARRINLQKGFKAKLVRNDDFFVPLRKRVEVARSYNADMFVSVHADAAPRRTAYGASVYALSERGATSTTARFLADSENNVDLIGANEILKGRDPMLAGVLLDMSMNATISSSLDLGQKVLGQLSSITNLHQKRVEQAGFAVLKSPDIPSILVETGFISNDRDCRRLLDSRHQKQLADSIFAGLHGYFQERPPLGTYLASLKNTQGVT; the protein is encoded by the coding sequence ATGAATCGCCGTCGTCTGCTCAATCTGATCCTGGCTGGCATGACCTTGCCTGTCGGGTTGCCGACATTTGCCGCCCGTCAGCAACTCAAGGGTGCCCGGGCCTGGCAGGACGCCGACAAGCTCCGCCTGGTCTTCGATCTTACCGGGCCGGTGCATTACAAGACCTTCACCCTGGTCGCGCCGGATCGCATCATTCTCGATCTCGCCGACACCCAGGCGCCTGCGGTACTCAATCACCTGGCGCTGAAAGGTTCGCCCGTGCGGGCCGTCCGAAGTGCTCAATATGGCCCCCAGGACACTCGGGTGGTGCTGGAGCTGGCCCATCCGGTGGAGATAGAAAGCTTCGTCCTCGGCCCCGGCGAGGGCGCGGCCAATCGCCTGGTGCTCGATCTCAAGCGTGCCGGGGCACCGGTCGTGGCAGCGCGCAAGCCGGTCGATGCCGAGCCGCCGCTGGAGGTCAAGCGGGGCAGGGGCCTGGCCTCGGGGCGCGACATCATGGTCGTGGTCGATGCCGGGCACGGTGGCAAGGACCCCGGCGCCCTGAGTGCGCGCGGTGATCGGGAAAAGGACATCGCCCTGATCGTGGCGCAGAATCTGGCGCGCCGGATCAATCTGCAGAAGGGCTTCAAGGCCAAGCTGGTGCGCAACGACGACTTCTTCGTGCCGCTGCGCAAGCGTGTCGAGGTGGCGCGCAGCTACAACGCCGACATGTTCGTATCGGTGCATGCCGATGCCGCACCGCGGCGTACCGCCTATGGCGCCTCGGTCTATGCCCTGTCCGAGCGTGGCGCGACCTCGACCACGGCGCGCTTCCTGGCCGATAGCGAGAACAACGTCGACCTGATCGGTGCCAACGAGATCCTCAAGGGCCGTGACCCCATGCTCGCGGGGGTGCTGCTGGACATGTCGATGAATGCCACCATCTCGTCGAGTCTGGACCTGGGCCAGAAGGTGCTGGGGCAATTGTCGAGCATCACCAATCTGCACCAGAAACGGGTGGAGCAGGCTGGCTTCGCCGTGCTCAAATCACCGGACATCCCCTCGATCCTGGTCGAGACGGGCTTCATTTCCAATGACCGCGACTGCCGGCGGCTGCTCGACAGCCGTCACCAGAAGCAGCTGGCCGATTCGATCTTTGCTGGTCTGCATGGCTACTTCCAGGAGCGCCCACCGCTGGGCACCTACCTGGCCAGTCTCAAGAACACCCAAGGAGTGACATGA
- a CDS encoding sugar ABC transporter substrate-binding protein, translating into MKRTVSLSAFTGCLLAAALASATAQAAPVSACLITKTDTNPFFVKMKEGASAKAKELGMTLKAYAGKIDGDSESQVAAIETCIADGAKGILITASDTKGIVPNLQKAREAGLLVIALDTPLDPVSAADMTFATDNLLAGKLIGQWARETLGDKAKDARVAFLDLNASQPSVDVLRDQGFMLGFGIDPKDQNRIGDETDSRIVGHDVTNGNEEGGRAAMENLLQKDSTINVVHTINEPAAAGAYEALKAVGREKDVLIVSIDGGCPGVHNVADGVIGATSQQYPLQMAALGIEAIKTFADTGKKPTATEGKSFVDTGVKLVTDKPVPGIQSIDSKTALQKCWG; encoded by the coding sequence ATGAAAAGAACCGTCTCCCTTTCCGCCTTCACCGGCTGCCTGCTGGCCGCCGCCCTGGCCAGCGCCACCGCCCAGGCGGCCCCCGTGTCCGCCTGCCTCATCACCAAGACCGATACCAACCCCTTCTTCGTGAAGATGAAGGAAGGTGCCAGCGCCAAGGCCAAGGAGCTGGGCATGACGCTCAAGGCCTATGCCGGCAAGATCGATGGCGACAGCGAAAGCCAGGTGGCGGCCATCGAGACCTGCATCGCCGATGGCGCCAAGGGCATTCTCATCACCGCCTCGGACACCAAGGGTATCGTCCCCAATCTGCAAAAGGCCCGCGAGGCCGGTCTGCTGGTGATCGCCCTGGATACCCCCCTGGACCCGGTGAGCGCCGCCGACATGACCTTCGCCACCGACAACCTGCTGGCCGGCAAGCTGATCGGCCAGTGGGCTCGGGAGACCCTGGGCGACAAGGCCAAGGACGCCCGGGTGGCCTTTCTCGACCTGAACGCCTCCCAGCCCTCGGTGGACGTCCTGCGCGACCAGGGCTTCATGCTCGGCTTCGGCATAGATCCCAAGGATCAGAACCGCATCGGCGACGAGACCGACTCGCGCATCGTCGGCCACGACGTGACCAACGGCAACGAGGAAGGTGGGCGTGCAGCGATGGAAAATCTGCTGCAGAAGGATTCGACCATCAACGTGGTGCACACCATCAACGAACCGGCTGCGGCCGGTGCCTACGAGGCGCTCAAGGCCGTGGGTCGCGAGAAGGACGTGTTGATCGTCTCCATCGACGGCGGCTGCCCGGGCGTGCACAACGTGGCGGACGGCGTCATCGGCGCCACCTCTCAGCAATACCCGCTGCAGATGGCCGCGCTGGGCATCGAGGCGATCAAGACCTTTGCCGACACGGGCAAGAAGCCTACCGCCACCGAAGGCAAGAGCTTTGTCGACACCGGCGTGAAGCTGGTGACGGACAAGCCGGTACCCGGCATCCAGTCCATCGACAGCAAGACCGCCCTGCAGAAATGCTGGGGCTGA
- the ilvD gene encoding dihydroxy-acid dehydratase yields the protein MPDYRSKTSTQGRNMAGARALWRATGMKDEDFKKPIIAIANSFTQFVPGHVHLKDLGQLVAREIERAGGVAKEFNTIAVDDGIAMGHDGMLYSLPSREIIADAVEYMVNAHCADALVCISNCDKITPGMLMAALRLNIPVVFVSGGPMEAGKTKLASHGLDLVDAMVIAADSSASDEKVAEYERSACPTCGSCSGMFTANSMNCLTEALGLALPGNGSTLATHADRKELFLQAGRTIVELCRRYYQENDESALPRNIASYAAFENAMTLDIAMGGSTNTILHLLAAAQEAEVDFDLRNIDALSRKVPQLCKVAPNIQKYHMEDVHRAGGIFSILGELARGGLLHTDLPTVHSRTLGEAIEKWDITLTQDEAVKTFFLAGPAGIPTQEAFSQATRWESLDDDRAEGCIRSVEHAYSQEGGLAVLYGNIALDGCVVKTAGVDESIHVFEGNAKVFESQDAAVRGILADEVKAGDIVIIRYEGPKGGPGMQEMLYPTSYLKSKGLGKQCALLTDGRFSGGTSGLSIGHASPEAAAGGAIGLVRDGDKVLIDIPQRSINLLVSDEELSHRRIEQDKQGWKPVHPRTRRVTTALKAYALLATSADKGGVRDKALLG from the coding sequence ATGCCTGACTATCGTTCGAAAACCTCTACCCAGGGCCGCAACATGGCTGGCGCCCGGGCGCTCTGGCGCGCCACCGGGATGAAGGATGAAGACTTCAAGAAGCCGATCATCGCCATCGCCAACTCCTTTACCCAGTTCGTACCCGGCCACGTGCACCTCAAGGACCTCGGCCAGCTGGTCGCTCGCGAGATCGAAAGGGCCGGCGGCGTGGCCAAGGAATTCAACACCATCGCCGTGGACGACGGCATCGCCATGGGCCACGACGGCATGCTCTATTCGCTGCCGAGCCGCGAGATAATCGCCGACGCCGTGGAATACATGGTCAACGCCCATTGCGCCGATGCGCTGGTATGCATCTCCAACTGCGACAAGATCACCCCCGGCATGCTGATGGCCGCCTTGCGCCTGAACATCCCGGTGGTGTTCGTCTCTGGCGGCCCCATGGAAGCCGGCAAGACCAAGCTGGCCAGCCACGGCCTGGACCTGGTGGATGCCATGGTCATCGCCGCCGACAGCTCGGCCAGCGACGAGAAGGTCGCCGAATACGAACGTAGCGCCTGCCCCACCTGTGGCAGCTGCTCGGGCATGTTCACTGCCAACTCCATGAACTGCCTGACCGAGGCCCTGGGCCTGGCCCTGCCGGGCAACGGCTCGACTCTGGCCACCCACGCCGATCGCAAGGAGCTGTTCCTCCAGGCTGGCCGCACCATCGTCGAGCTATGCCGCCGCTACTATCAGGAGAACGACGAGTCCGCCCTGCCGCGCAACATCGCCTCCTATGCGGCCTTCGAGAATGCCATGACCCTGGATATCGCCATGGGCGGCTCGACCAACACCATCCTGCACCTGCTGGCCGCTGCCCAGGAAGCCGAGGTGGACTTCGACCTGCGCAACATCGATGCCCTGTCGCGCAAGGTGCCGCAGCTGTGCAAGGTGGCGCCGAACATCCAGAAGTACCACATGGAAGACGTGCACCGTGCCGGTGGCATCTTCAGCATCCTGGGTGAACTGGCCCGTGGCGGCCTGCTCCACACCGACCTGCCCACGGTACACAGTCGCACGCTGGGCGAAGCCATCGAGAAGTGGGACATCACCCTGACCCAGGACGAGGCGGTGAAGACCTTTTTCCTTGCCGGTCCGGCGGGTATCCCGACCCAGGAAGCCTTCAGCCAGGCCACCCGCTGGGAAAGCCTGGACGATGACCGCGCCGAAGGCTGCATCCGCAGCGTCGAGCATGCCTACTCCCAGGAAGGCGGTCTGGCCGTGCTCTACGGCAACATCGCCCTGGATGGCTGTGTTGTGAAGACCGCCGGCGTGGACGAATCCATTCATGTGTTCGAAGGTAACGCCAAGGTGTTCGAGAGCCAGGACGCGGCGGTACGCGGCATCCTGGCCGACGAGGTCAAGGCCGGCGACATCGTCATCATCCGCTACGAGGGCCCCAAGGGCGGTCCGGGCATGCAGGAGATGCTCTACCCCACCAGCTACCTGAAGTCCAAGGGGCTGGGCAAGCAGTGCGCCCTGCTCACCGATGGCCGCTTCTCCGGTGGCACCTCGGGCCTGTCCATCGGCCATGCCTCGCCGGAAGCGGCTGCGGGCGGCGCCATCGGCCTGGTGCGCGACGGCGACAAGGTACTCATCGACATCCCCCAGCGCAGCATCAACCTGCTGGTGAGTGACGAAGAGCTCTCTCATCGCCGCATCGAGCAGGACAAGCAGGGCTGGAAACCGGTCCACCCCCGTACCCGCCGCGTCACCACGGCGCTCAAGGCCTATGCGCTGCTGGCCACCAGCGCCGACAAGGGCGGCGTGCGCGACAAGGCACTGCTGGGCTGA
- a CDS encoding DUF523 domain-containing protein — translation MEKILVSRCLLGHRVRYDGGAHGPFDLLGVWQEEGRIVPLCPEVAGGLPTPRPPAEIPGGQGGAVLDGRLPVVTDTGEEVTAAFVAGAEAALELVARHGIRLAVLKARSPSCGNLENYDGTFSGTRVAGEGVTAAALKRAGVAVFNETELAAAQRFLAAQEDPR, via the coding sequence ATGGAAAAGATACTGGTGAGTCGTTGCCTGCTGGGGCATCGGGTGCGCTACGACGGTGGCGCCCATGGTCCCTTCGATCTGCTTGGCGTCTGGCAGGAGGAGGGACGCATCGTGCCGCTCTGTCCGGAAGTGGCGGGTGGGCTGCCCACCCCGCGTCCGCCCGCCGAGATCCCCGGCGGCCAGGGTGGCGCCGTGCTGGATGGCCGGCTGCCGGTCGTGACCGACACGGGAGAGGAGGTGACCGCGGCGTTCGTTGCCGGCGCCGAGGCCGCGCTCGAACTGGTCGCGCGTCATGGCATCCGCCTGGCCGTGCTCAAGGCGCGCAGCCCTTCCTGCGGCAATCTGGAAAATTACGATGGCACCTTCAGCGGCACCCGGGTGGCAGGTGAGGGCGTCACGGCAGCTGCCTTGAAACGCGCGGGTGTCGCCGTATTCAACGAGACCGAGCTGGCGGCGGCCCAGCGTTTTCTGGCCGCCCAGGAAGACCCTCGCTAG
- a CDS encoding nucleobase:cation symporter-2 family protein has translation MSQSPRSELLYGPQDRPRPLPALLAAIQHLLAIIVPIVTPGLLICQALGVSPRDTNLIVSMSLVISGIATFVQCRRFGPFGAGLLIVQGTSFNFVGPLIAGGALMVKNGTPVEAVMAAIFGVVMAGSFVEMGVSRVLPFVKRLITPLVTGIVVLMIGLTLIKVGLISMGGGFAALGNGTFANGENLLLSGTVLATIVVLNRIPLRGLRSSAIVVALLLGYALAAWLGRLNFTGMHDAAWVQIPLPLHFGLGFSWSLFVPLLVIYLVTSLEAIGDITATSKVSREPVEGPLWMSRIKGGVLVNGANSLLAGLFNTFPSSVFAQNNGVIQLTGIASRHVGLWIAAILVLLGLFPAVAGVIQAVPEPVLGGAAMVMFGAVAASGINILAGVELDRRALLIIAVSLALGLGISQVPEFLAHMPAGLRAVLESGVATGGLCALLMNWFLPETPKAAD, from the coding sequence ATGTCCCAGTCTCCTCGCTCCGAACTGCTCTATGGTCCCCAGGACCGACCTCGTCCGCTGCCCGCCTTGCTGGCCGCCATCCAGCACTTGCTGGCGATCATCGTGCCCATCGTCACCCCGGGACTGCTGATCTGTCAGGCCCTGGGCGTCTCGCCGCGCGACACCAACCTGATCGTTTCCATGTCGCTGGTGATCTCCGGCATCGCCACCTTCGTCCAGTGTCGGCGCTTCGGGCCATTCGGCGCCGGCCTGCTGATCGTCCAGGGCACCAGCTTCAACTTCGTCGGCCCACTGATCGCCGGTGGCGCCCTGATGGTCAAGAACGGTACCCCGGTGGAAGCCGTGATGGCGGCCATCTTCGGCGTGGTCATGGCGGGCTCCTTCGTCGAGATGGGCGTGTCGCGGGTGCTGCCCTTCGTCAAGCGCCTCATCACCCCGCTGGTGACCGGCATCGTGGTGCTGATGATCGGCCTGACCCTGATCAAGGTCGGCCTGATCAGCATGGGCGGCGGCTTCGCGGCCCTGGGCAACGGCACCTTCGCCAATGGCGAGAACCTGCTGCTGTCGGGCACCGTGCTGGCCACCATCGTGGTGCTCAATCGCATCCCGCTGCGCGGCCTGCGCAGCAGCGCCATCGTCGTCGCCCTGTTGCTGGGCTATGCCCTGGCGGCCTGGCTGGGACGCCTGAATTTCACCGGCATGCATGACGCCGCCTGGGTGCAGATTCCCCTGCCACTGCACTTCGGCCTGGGCTTTTCCTGGTCGCTGTTCGTGCCGCTGCTGGTGATCTACCTGGTGACCTCGCTGGAGGCCATCGGCGACATCACCGCCACCAGCAAGGTCTCGCGCGAACCGGTGGAAGGCCCGCTGTGGATGAGCCGGATCAAGGGCGGGGTGCTGGTCAACGGCGCCAACTCGCTGCTGGCCGGACTCTTCAACACCTTTCCCAGCTCGGTGTTCGCCCAGAACAACGGGGTGATCCAGCTGACCGGTATCGCCAGTCGCCATGTCGGGCTGTGGATCGCCGCCATCCTGGTGCTGCTGGGCCTGTTCCCGGCGGTGGCCGGGGTGATCCAGGCGGTGCCCGAGCCAGTGCTCGGGGGCGCGGCCATGGTGATGTTCGGCGCGGTCGCCGCCTCGGGGATCAACATTCTTGCCGGCGTCGAACTGGACCGCCGCGCGCTGCTGATCATCGCCGTATCCCTGGCGCTGGGCCTGGGCATATCCCAGGTGCCGGAATTCCTCGCCCATATGCCCGCCGGCCTGCGTGCGGTGCTGGAATCCGGCGTCGCCACCGGTGGCCTGTGCGCCCTGCTGATGAACTGGTTCCTGCCAGAAACGCCCAAGGCCGCCGACTAG
- a CDS encoding ABC transporter permease: MSDPTSPSSSGQPFEQVLKHSATEVASFARDERSPLVKFRHFLHSRPSAVSLLVLLLSLGIFGALLGGKFFSAFALTLILQQVAITGIVGAAQTLVVITAGIDLSVGAIMVLSSVVMGQFTFRYGLPVELSILCGLVVGTLCGMANGWLIARIKLPPFIVTLGMWQIVLAANFLYSRNETIRAQEIGATAPLLQVFGDNFRLGGAVFTYGVIALVVLVALLWYVLNHTAWGRHLYAVGDDPEAAALAGVNVRRMLITVYGLSGLICAFAGWVLIGRIGSVSPTAGQFANIESITAVVIGGISLFGGRGSILGMLFGALIVGVFALGLRLLGTDVQWTYLLIGTLIIAAVAIDQWIRKAAS; the protein is encoded by the coding sequence ATGAGCGATCCGACCTCGCCCTCCTCGTCCGGCCAGCCCTTCGAACAGGTGCTCAAGCACAGCGCCACGGAAGTCGCCTCCTTCGCCCGTGACGAGCGCAGCCCACTCGTCAAATTCCGTCACTTCCTGCATTCACGTCCTTCGGCGGTCTCGCTGCTGGTGCTGCTGTTGTCGCTGGGCATCTTCGGCGCCCTGCTGGGTGGCAAATTCTTTTCCGCCTTCGCCCTCACCCTGATCCTGCAACAGGTCGCCATCACCGGTATCGTGGGCGCGGCCCAGACCCTGGTGGTGATCACCGCCGGCATCGACCTTTCGGTAGGCGCCATCATGGTGCTGTCCTCGGTGGTCATGGGCCAGTTCACCTTTCGCTACGGCCTGCCGGTGGAGTTGTCGATCCTCTGCGGCCTGGTGGTGGGCACCCTGTGCGGCATGGCCAACGGCTGGCTGATCGCCCGCATCAAGCTGCCACCCTTCATCGTAACCCTGGGCATGTGGCAGATCGTGCTCGCGGCCAACTTCCTCTATTCGCGCAACGAGACCATCCGCGCCCAGGAAATCGGTGCGACGGCGCCCTTGCTGCAGGTGTTCGGTGACAACTTCCGCCTGGGCGGTGCCGTCTTCACCTATGGCGTGATCGCCCTGGTGGTGCTGGTCGCCCTGCTCTGGTACGTGCTCAATCACACCGCCTGGGGCCGGCATCTCTATGCGGTAGGCGACGATCCCGAGGCCGCGGCGCTGGCCGGAGTCAACGTCAGGCGCATGCTGATCACCGTGTACGGGCTGTCCGGACTCATCTGCGCCTTCGCCGGCTGGGTCCTGATCGGCCGCATCGGCTCGGTCTCGCCCACCGCCGGCCAGTTCGCCAACATCGAGTCCATCACCGCCGTGGTGATCGGCGGCATCTCGCTGTTCGGCGGGCGCGGCTCGATCCTCGGCATGCTGTTCGGCGCTCTCATCGTCGGCGTCTTCGCCCTGGGCCTGCGCCTGCTGGGTACCGACGTGCAATGGACCTATCTGCTGATCGGCACGCTCATCATCGCGGCCGTGGCTATCGACCAATGGATCAGAAAGGCGGCCAGCTGA
- a CDS encoding ATP-binding cassette domain-containing protein: MTTEPLLMARGLVKRYGRVTALDHADFDLLPGEILAVIGDNGAGKSSLIKAISGALRPDEGEIRFEGQLVQFASPIAARRAGIETVYQNLALSPALSIADNLFLGRELRKPGLLGTLCRTLDRKEMERIAREKLSELGLMTIQNINQAVETLSGGQRQGVAVARAAAFGSKVIILDEPTAALGVKESRKVLELILDVRARGIAIVLISHNMPHVFEIADRIHIHRLGRRLTVIDPREHSMADAVALMTGAQTVAA; encoded by the coding sequence ATGACTACCGAACCCCTGCTGATGGCGCGCGGCCTGGTTAAGCGCTATGGCCGCGTCACCGCCCTCGACCATGCCGACTTCGACCTGCTGCCCGGCGAGATCCTGGCGGTGATCGGCGACAACGGCGCCGGCAAGTCCTCGCTGATCAAGGCCATCTCCGGTGCCCTGCGCCCGGACGAGGGCGAGATCCGCTTCGAGGGCCAGCTAGTGCAGTTCGCCTCGCCCATCGCCGCGCGGCGTGCCGGCATCGAGACGGTCTACCAGAACCTGGCGCTGTCGCCGGCGCTGTCCATCGCCGACAACCTCTTTCTTGGACGTGAACTGCGCAAGCCGGGGCTGCTGGGCACCCTCTGCCGGACCCTGGACCGCAAGGAAATGGAGCGCATCGCCCGGGAAAAACTCTCCGAGCTAGGGTTGATGACCATCCAGAACATCAACCAGGCGGTGGAAACCCTTTCCGGTGGCCAGCGCCAGGGCGTGGCCGTGGCCCGGGCGGCGGCCTTCGGCTCCAAGGTCATCATCCTCGACGAGCCCACGGCCGCGCTGGGGGTGAAGGAGTCGCGCAAGGTGCTGGAGCTGATCCTCGATGTGCGGGCCCGCGGCATCGCCATCGTGCTGATCTCGCACAACATGCCCCATGTGTTCGAGATCGCCGACCGCATCCACATCCATCGACTGGGTCGCCGGCTGACGGTGATCGACCCGCGCGAGCACTCCATGGCCGATGCGGTGGCACTCATGACCGGTGCCCAGACGGTGGCCGCCTAG
- the osmE gene encoding osmotically-inducible lipoprotein OsmE codes for MNKKIAVAAALLAGTVLAGCSSVKNTADYTVGRVEFREQPLVKQIEKGMPKADVLRIGGTPSSTYTRKYRPGTCNNYVLNKDGKEQVYSIGFDSMNRVDSKDFETCESADRA; via the coding sequence ATGAACAAGAAGATTGCAGTCGCGGCCGCCCTGCTGGCCGGCACCGTCCTGGCGGGCTGCTCCTCGGTAAAGAACACGGCCGACTACACCGTGGGTCGCGTGGAATTTCGCGAGCAGCCCCTGGTGAAACAGATTGAAAAGGGTATGCCCAAGGCTGACGTCCTGCGTATCGGTGGCACCCCGTCGAGCACCTACACCCGCAAGTATCGTCCGGGTACCTGCAACAACTATGTCCTCAACAAGGACGGCAAGGAGCAGGTCTATTCGATCGGCTTCGACAGCATGAACCGTGTTGACAGCAAGGACTTCGAGACCTGCGAAAGCGCCGACCGCGCCTGA